One part of the Acidobacteriota bacterium genome encodes these proteins:
- a CDS encoding DNA repair protein RecO, producing MTRGETEAIVLATTVRGEADRVVHLLAASGERLVALAPAAARSQRRFGGALLPGARVKVRWRRA from the coding sequence GTGACCCGCGGCGAGACGGAGGCGATCGTGCTCGCAACGACCGTCAGGGGGGAGGCGGACCGCGTCGTCCACCTGCTGGCGGCCTCCGGGGAGCGGCTCGTCGCCCTCGCTCCCGCAGCCGCACGGTCGCAGCGCCGGTTCGGCGGCGCTCTCCTGCCCGGTGCGCGGGTCAAGGTCCGCTGGCGCCGGGC